A window from Kovacikia minuta CCNUW1 encodes these proteins:
- a CDS encoding bestrophin family protein: MATAKPNWFQMALTVRGSVLPIILPRIFLFGCIGVLVSLAHASGLLFYSDTLGDLTNNVACNLVLGLLLVFRTNTAYERFWEGRKAWGTLVVNIRNLAREIQVGVMEPDEVARVEKRAALNWLGAFVIATKLHLRNQPIADQLDSLTEPEVRSVLSQSKNSPLDLLLFVSDYLQQQSQKQRLDSSQRYILTELLNNLVEGLTSCERIASTPMPIAYSIYLKRLIMIYCGLLPFSLVEGLNWWTGAVVALISFVLLGVEAIGNEIEDPFGTDPNDLPLDEICNAVLDTIESAKQFALGSSQTVLLEKNSLPNNYPSAKIEMHHSSPPQKIQEA, encoded by the coding sequence GTGGCAACTGCAAAACCAAATTGGTTCCAAATGGCTCTAACAGTGCGCGGCTCTGTTCTGCCTATTATTCTTCCACGCATTTTCCTTTTTGGGTGCATAGGAGTTTTGGTTTCCCTGGCTCACGCTTCGGGATTGCTTTTCTATTCTGATACCTTGGGAGATTTAACCAATAATGTTGCCTGCAATCTTGTCCTGGGTTTGTTGCTGGTGTTTCGGACGAATACGGCTTACGAACGATTCTGGGAAGGGCGAAAAGCCTGGGGCACCCTGGTCGTCAACATTCGGAATCTGGCACGCGAGATTCAAGTGGGCGTGATGGAACCCGATGAGGTCGCCAGAGTGGAGAAACGGGCGGCATTAAATTGGTTAGGTGCTTTTGTGATCGCCACTAAACTTCACCTCCGCAATCAGCCCATTGCGGATCAGTTAGATTCCTTAACGGAACCAGAAGTCCGCTCTGTCTTGAGTCAATCCAAAAATTCTCCCTTAGATTTGCTGTTGTTTGTGAGTGATTACCTGCAACAGCAATCGCAAAAACAGCGCCTGGACAGCAGTCAACGTTATATTTTGACAGAACTCTTAAATAATTTGGTAGAAGGGCTGACCAGTTGTGAACGAATTGCCAGTACACCCATGCCGATCGCCTATTCTATTTATCTCAAGCGTCTGATCATGATTTATTGCGGGTTGCTACCCTTTAGTCTGGTAGAGGGTTTGAACTGGTGGACTGGTGCCGTCGTCGCCCTGATTAGCTTTGTTTTGTTGGGGGTTGAAGCGATCGGGAATGAAATTGAAGATCCCTTTGGCACCGACCCCAACGATTTACCGCTAGACGAGATTTGCAATGCGGTGTTGGATACCATTGAAAGCGCAAAGCAATTCGCATTGGGCAGTTCACAAACAGTTTTACTAGAAAAGAACTCCTTGCCCAACAATTATCCAAGCGCAAAAATTGAGATGCATCACTCATCGCCCCCCCAGAAAATCCAGGAAGCTTGA
- a CDS encoding CU044_2847 family protein: MADVQGFLFQEGGETFEIYIESKSTPNVVSAIVEDEDDPGGMGITDDVLVRMQQARSMIRGYTLYALSAFKDFGAAEVEEVSLKFGLKISGKAGIPYITEGSADCNLEISVKCKLPSQQQPEAS; the protein is encoded by the coding sequence ATGGCTGATGTGCAAGGCTTCCTGTTCCAGGAGGGAGGCGAAACCTTTGAGATTTATATTGAATCCAAATCCACGCCAAATGTCGTGTCTGCGATCGTCGAAGACGAGGATGATCCAGGTGGAATGGGCATAACTGACGACGTGCTGGTCAGAATGCAACAGGCGCGGAGCATGATTCGCGGCTACACCCTGTATGCCCTCAGCGCCTTCAAAGATTTTGGAGCGGCGGAGGTCGAAGAAGTAAGCCTCAAGTTTGGCTTGAAGATTAGCGGTAAAGCGGGTATTCCTTACATCACTGAAGGTTCAGCCGACTGCAACCTGGAGATCTCTGTTAAATGCAAATTGCCCTCACAGCAACAACCAGAAGCATCATGA